A genomic region of Pseudoxanthomonas suwonensis contains the following coding sequences:
- a CDS encoding pteridine reductase, protein MTLDRPAGQRPVALVTGAARRIGAAIARRLHAAGHDLALHHLHSGADMAALAAELDALRPGSVQVLQADLRGFDRLPELVAATVGRFGRLDALVNNASNFHPTPLGTVTAQQWDELFAVNARAPFFLAQAAAPHLRAAHGAIVNLADVYAHRPLREHAPYSAAKAALVSLTRALALELAPEVRVNAVAPGAILWPEQGQAPDAQQAILVATALGRAGSPEDVAAAVAWLLSADAGYVTGQVLHVDGGRER, encoded by the coding sequence ATGACTCTGGATCGTCCGGCCGGGCAACGCCCCGTCGCCCTGGTCACCGGCGCCGCCCGCCGGATCGGCGCGGCGATCGCCCGCCGCCTGCACGCGGCCGGCCACGACCTGGCGCTGCACCACCTGCATTCGGGCGCGGACATGGCGGCGCTGGCGGCCGAACTGGATGCCCTGCGCCCGGGCAGCGTGCAGGTGCTGCAGGCCGACCTGCGCGGGTTCGACCGGCTGCCGGAACTGGTCGCGGCGACCGTCGGCCGTTTCGGCCGGCTCGATGCGTTGGTGAACAACGCCTCCAACTTCCATCCCACGCCGCTGGGCACGGTCACCGCGCAGCAGTGGGACGAGCTGTTCGCGGTCAACGCGCGCGCGCCGTTCTTCCTGGCCCAGGCCGCCGCGCCGCACCTGCGCGCGGCGCACGGCGCGATCGTCAACCTCGCCGACGTCTACGCCCATCGCCCGCTGCGCGAGCATGCGCCGTACTCGGCGGCCAAGGCGGCGCTGGTCTCGCTGACCCGCGCACTGGCGCTGGAGCTGGCGCCAGAGGTGCGGGTGAATGCTGTCGCGCCGGGCGCGATCCTGTGGCCGGAGCAGGGCCAGGCGCCCGACGCGCAGCAGGCCATCCTCGTCGCCACCGCGCTCGGCCGCGCCGGTTCGCCGGAGGACGTCGCCGCGGCGGTGGCCTGGCTGCTGTCGGCCGACGCCGGCTATGTCACCGGGCAGGTGCTGCATGTGGACGGTGGGCGGGAGCGCTGA
- a CDS encoding class I SAM-dependent methyltransferase, producing the protein MHADLPPPDPLALAHSDALAAHVRAEIDASGGAIPFSRFMELCLYAPGLGYYSAGSTKFGAAGDFVTAPEQGRLFAATVAGVLAIALRALGPQTRVLEVGGGSGAFAEVALKRLLQLDALPDRYAILEPSADLRERQREHLARTLTPPVFDLVEWLDRPFEDDWDGVLFANEVIDALPTPRFTLRQGSVFEEHVALDGNGGFIRVDRPADALLAAAVRHVEHALGTPFADGYRSELLPQLPYWLQAVAGGLRSGAMLFVDYGYPRREYYLPQRDDGTLRAFYRQRMHGDVLRWPGLQDLTASVDFTALAEAGTGAGFDLAGYCSQASFLLGNGVDRLLAEAESRTDDAGAVRLREELKRLTLPAHMGERFQAMAFARDIDLGAAFLLGDLSWRL; encoded by the coding sequence ATGCACGCCGATCTCCCACCTCCCGATCCGCTGGCCCTGGCGCACAGCGACGCGCTGGCCGCGCATGTCCGCGCCGAGATAGACGCGTCCGGCGGCGCGATCCCGTTCTCGCGCTTCATGGAGCTGTGCCTGTACGCGCCGGGGCTGGGCTACTACAGCGCCGGCAGCACCAAGTTCGGCGCCGCCGGCGATTTCGTCACCGCGCCCGAACAGGGCCGGCTGTTCGCCGCCACGGTCGCCGGCGTGCTCGCCATCGCCCTGCGTGCGCTGGGGCCGCAGACGCGCGTGCTGGAGGTCGGCGGCGGCAGCGGTGCGTTCGCCGAGGTCGCGCTCAAGCGCCTGCTGCAGCTGGATGCGCTGCCGGACCGTTACGCGATCCTGGAACCGAGCGCGGACCTGCGCGAACGCCAGCGCGAGCACCTGGCGCGCACCCTGACGCCGCCGGTGTTCGACCTGGTGGAGTGGCTGGACCGGCCGTTCGAGGACGACTGGGATGGCGTGCTGTTCGCCAACGAGGTGATCGACGCGCTGCCCACGCCGCGCTTCACCCTGCGCCAGGGGAGTGTGTTCGAGGAACACGTCGCGCTCGACGGCAACGGCGGTTTCATCCGCGTCGACCGGCCGGCCGATGCGCTGCTGGCCGCCGCCGTGCGCCATGTCGAGCATGCGCTCGGCACGCCGTTCGCCGACGGCTACCGTTCCGAGCTGCTGCCGCAGCTGCCGTACTGGCTGCAGGCGGTGGCCGGCGGGCTGCGCTCGGGCGCGATGCTGTTCGTCGACTACGGCTATCCGCGCCGCGAGTACTACCTGCCGCAGCGCGACGACGGCACCCTGCGCGCCTTCTACCGGCAGCGCATGCACGGCGACGTGCTGCGCTGGCCTGGCCTGCAGGACCTGACAGCGTCGGTGGACTTCACCGCGCTGGCCGAGGCCGGCACCGGCGCCGGTTTCGACCTGGCCGGCTACTGCAGCCAGGCCAGTTTCCTGCTCGGCAACGGCGTCGACCGTCTGCTGGCCGAGGCGGAGTCGCGTACCGACGACGCCGGCGCGGTGCGCCTGCGCGAGGAACTCAAGCGCCTGACCCTGCCGGCGCACATGGGCGAGCGCTTCCAGGCCATGGCGTTCGCGCGCGACATCGACCTGGGCGCAGCGTTCCTGCTGGGCGACCTGAGCTGGCGGTTGTGA
- a CDS encoding family 20 glycosylhydrolase, with the protein MNRPRFIRPARLLCATGLATVLAACSGDRGADSASQATAAAQQQSAALALVPLPASVVPGEGRFALSAGTPLLAEGEAARTVAGQFAALLGKGRGVEPALAADGTDAAGAIRFAIDPARTGAESYLLEVTPQGATVSAGDAAGLFYGAMTLLQLANVDDAGAVSLPAVRIEDAPRFSWRGFMLDSARHFWSVDQVKQVIDAMALHKLNTLHWHLTDDQGWRVEIKQYPKLAEVGGCRIPAGDGGIEPATGKPRPYCGYYTQEQVRDIVAYAAQRHITIVPEINQPGHATAAIAAYPELGTTGQPLAPSSEWGVFPNLFSADESTIRFLENVIGELIPLFPGTYFHVGGDEAVKDQWEASARVQERMREVGAKTEMEMQSHIVARLEKYLAAHGKRLIGWDEILEGPLPAEATVMSWRGIEGGLKAAREGHDVVMSPSGDLYLDYLQTKSPEEPPGRPASIPMEQVYNFEPVPAVLEEDKRQHILGLQANMWTEHTRTFDRLQHNVFPRLAAVAETGWTPRERKDYADFLRRLPAQLERYRSWGVDYAQTPFQVDAVAEDDRTAGTATVTLVNPLGYEVRYTTDGSEPTAASALYASPLEVTLPARLRATAFDADGKPLAAARDYAWDAAALLTRTDEQLATCPDAGRLLLRLEDDGPADGERAIFNTTIFYPCWQWNGADLGGVAAVKVRAGRIPYYFQLAHDEPARRFEPARSAHGELDIHAGGCGGERIASVPLPAKLGPDGFVELVAELPQDLTGRHDLCVRFTGDTRPQMWVLDRATLQLR; encoded by the coding sequence ATGAACCGACCACGCTTCATCCGACCCGCGCGCCTGCTGTGCGCGACCGGCCTGGCCACCGTGCTTGCCGCCTGTTCCGGCGACCGCGGCGCCGACTCGGCCTCGCAAGCGACCGCCGCCGCGCAGCAACAGTCCGCCGCGCTTGCGCTGGTGCCGCTGCCCGCCAGCGTCGTGCCCGGCGAGGGCCGCTTCGCGCTCTCTGCCGGCACGCCGCTGCTGGCCGAGGGCGAGGCCGCGCGCACGGTCGCAGGCCAGTTCGCCGCGCTGCTGGGCAAGGGCCGCGGCGTCGAACCCGCACTCGCCGCCGACGGCACCGATGCGGCCGGCGCGATCCGCTTCGCGATCGACCCGGCGCGCACCGGCGCCGAGTCCTACCTACTGGAAGTCACGCCCCAAGGCGCAACCGTCAGCGCCGGCGACGCGGCAGGCCTGTTCTACGGCGCGATGACCTTGCTGCAGCTGGCCAACGTGGACGACGCCGGCGCGGTGTCGCTACCGGCGGTGCGCATCGAGGACGCGCCGCGCTTTTCCTGGCGCGGCTTCATGCTCGACTCGGCGCGCCACTTCTGGAGCGTGGACCAGGTCAAGCAGGTCATCGACGCGATGGCCCTGCACAAGCTCAACACCCTGCACTGGCACCTGACCGACGACCAGGGCTGGCGCGTGGAGATCAAGCAGTATCCGAAGCTGGCCGAGGTCGGCGGCTGCCGGATCCCGGCCGGCGACGGCGGCATCGAGCCGGCAACCGGCAAGCCGCGCCCGTACTGCGGCTACTACACCCAGGAGCAGGTCCGCGACATCGTCGCCTACGCGGCGCAGCGGCACATCACCATCGTCCCGGAAATCAACCAGCCCGGCCATGCCACCGCCGCGATCGCAGCGTATCCGGAGCTGGGCACCACCGGCCAGCCGCTGGCGCCGTCCAGCGAATGGGGCGTGTTCCCGAACCTGTTCAGCGCCGATGAAAGCACGATCCGGTTCCTGGAGAACGTGATCGGCGAACTGATCCCGCTGTTCCCCGGCACCTACTTCCACGTCGGCGGCGACGAAGCGGTCAAGGACCAGTGGGAAGCTTCGGCCCGCGTGCAGGAGCGCATGCGCGAGGTCGGCGCGAAGACCGAGATGGAGATGCAGAGCCACATCGTCGCGCGCCTGGAGAAGTACCTCGCCGCGCACGGCAAGCGCCTGATCGGCTGGGACGAGATCCTCGAGGGACCACTGCCGGCCGAGGCCACGGTGATGTCCTGGCGCGGCATCGAGGGCGGGCTGAAGGCCGCGCGCGAGGGCCACGACGTGGTGATGTCACCGTCCGGCGACCTGTACCTGGACTACCTGCAGACGAAGTCGCCCGAGGAGCCGCCGGGTCGCCCGGCCTCGATCCCGATGGAGCAGGTCTACAACTTCGAACCGGTGCCGGCGGTGCTGGAGGAGGACAAGCGCCAGCACATCCTCGGCCTGCAGGCCAACATGTGGACCGAGCACACCCGCACCTTCGATCGCCTGCAGCACAACGTGTTCCCGCGCCTGGCCGCGGTCGCCGAGACCGGCTGGACGCCGCGCGAGCGCAAGGACTACGCGGATTTCCTGCGGCGCCTGCCGGCGCAGCTGGAGCGCTACCGCAGCTGGGGCGTGGACTACGCGCAGACGCCGTTCCAGGTCGACGCGGTGGCCGAGGACGACCGCACGGCCGGCACCGCGACGGTGACACTGGTCAACCCGCTCGGCTACGAGGTGCGCTACACCACCGACGGCAGCGAGCCGACGGCCGCCTCGGCGCTGTACGCATCACCGCTGGAAGTGACCCTGCCGGCACGGCTGCGCGCAACCGCATTCGATGCCGACGGCAAGCCGCTGGCCGCCGCGCGCGACTACGCCTGGGATGCGGCCGCGCTGCTGACCCGCACCGACGAGCAACTGGCCACCTGCCCCGATGCCGGCCGCCTGCTGCTGCGATTGGAGGACGACGGCCCGGCCGACGGCGAGCGCGCGATCTTCAACACCACGATCTTCTACCCGTGCTGGCAGTGGAATGGCGCGGACCTGGGCGGCGTGGCCGCGGTGAAGGTGCGCGCGGGGCGGATCCCGTACTACTTCCAGCTCGCCCACGACGAGCCGGCGCGTCGCTTCGAGCCGGCGCGCTCGGCACACGGCGAACTGGATATCCACGCCGGCGGCTGCGGCGGCGAACGGATCGCCAGCGTGCCGCTGCCGGCCAAGCTGGGTCCGGACGGCTTCGTCGAACTGGTCGCCGAACTGCCGCAGGACCTGACCGGCCGGCACGACCTGTGCGTGCGCTTCACCGGCGACACCCGCCCGCAGATGTGGGTGCTGGACCGGGCCACGCTGCAGTTGCGTTGA
- the folK gene encoding 2-amino-4-hydroxy-6-hydroxymethyldihydropteridine diphosphokinase, producing MQEHASARPPDGAVDVLLSLGSNIEPQRHLRAALDELRAAFGEVVVSPAYRTAAVGFDGAPFVNAAAVIRTAQPLPALEVWLHALEDRHGRDRSGPRLSDRTLDVDVVFYGDVIVRDGGRVRVPRPELKHAFVLKPLADIAPGFVDPLAGRTLAELWHAHPQHGETFEIVPL from the coding sequence ATGCAGGAACACGCAAGTGCCAGGCCGCCGGACGGCGCCGTCGACGTGCTGCTCAGCCTGGGCAGCAACATCGAGCCGCAGCGCCACCTGCGCGCGGCGCTGGACGAATTGCGTGCGGCGTTCGGCGAGGTGGTGGTGTCGCCGGCCTACCGCACCGCTGCGGTGGGCTTCGACGGTGCACCGTTCGTCAACGCTGCGGCCGTGATCCGTACCGCGCAGCCGCTGCCGGCGCTGGAGGTCTGGCTGCACGCGCTGGAGGACCGCCATGGCCGCGACCGCAGCGGGCCGCGCCTGTCCGACCGCACGCTGGACGTGGACGTGGTGTTCTACGGCGACGTGATCGTCCGCGACGGCGGGCGCGTGCGGGTGCCGCGGCCGGAGCTGAAGCACGCGTTCGTGCTCAAGCCGCTGGCCGACATCGCACCGGGATTCGTCGATCCGCTGGCCGGCCGCACCCTGGCCGAACTGTGGCACGCGCATCCGCAGCACGGCGAGACTTTCGAGATCGTGCCGTTGTAG
- a CDS encoding TonB-dependent receptor — protein sequence MKHRKSVLSAAIVTCLGFAVQANAQEAAAPVAQTQQQQATELDGVTVIGIRGSLQRALETKRNADAIIDAVTAEDVGKFPASNVAEAIRIIPGVTIDQAFGQGEKVSILGTDPALNRTLLNGQTIASADWYIADQPGRTFNYSLLAPQIVGKVEVYKSPEAHIDEGSIGGTVIVSTRKPLDLDSKYTVSGQISYMYNDRIESGDPQASVLFGWKNDADNFGVIIAAQRANESIRRDGIESYGTVTGHNYAYGQGGGGSIYNRPTDWSVPANPDGSQPTLPPSCAGACATTLLANLDAVGPNSVSAHYFEQKRDRDTLSVALQFKPVEQLDIEFNALDVKAGFDNISHSMFAFNGNPWNSLMRLTDLTVEGGVITKASFDNALVVYDLINRQATVDTESYDLKATWSDERWFASAHAGSSKATGGTGRQVFGEFLNWSDYSYDISGNRGLTFEGTNPFLDPGAFRIDGGYASPWHTDPPGPDNWAAGWGGNIVTKPTRDEEKYGQVDFGVEFDAPIYQVRFGAKRREHETGQSMAGVALAAIQGYGDATASQFSPRPLPGNYLSGFSGTGDLSERFTIDGWALADWILSGEWLAPWQTMPEPGTFNDRSFAQNTWTVTEDISAAYVQADYSWNGFRGNVGFRYVQTESDSIGWQCLGTSCAAPADWEQTSVKKKYSNFLPNLNVAYDLGDDVVLRGSLAKVIARPNYGDMSNFLWLGPQTLTGGGGNPDLDPYESTNLDFSAEWYFNENSILAGSVFYRDVDNYILYTTREETHFNQSTNTDTVFTISRPDNAGTASVKGFSAAFQQTFDNGLGLIANYTYANGEADNGDPLPYSSKNQVNVSPFYENDRWSARVTYAWRSKYYTQVDRGNYLVTDDYDSLDASVGFRVNQFLSINLDGMNLLDSNYYTYAEVKGIANTEKLVRGDYRTGRRVMLSLRAQF from the coding sequence ATGAAGCACCGCAAGTCAGTCCTTTCCGCCGCCATCGTGACCTGCCTGGGATTCGCCGTGCAGGCCAATGCGCAGGAAGCCGCCGCGCCGGTTGCCCAGACCCAACAGCAGCAGGCGACCGAGCTGGACGGCGTCACCGTCATCGGCATCCGCGGCAGCCTGCAGCGCGCACTGGAGACCAAGCGCAACGCCGATGCGATCATCGACGCGGTCACCGCCGAGGACGTGGGCAAGTTCCCGGCCAGCAACGTGGCCGAGGCGATCCGCATCATCCCCGGCGTGACCATCGACCAGGCCTTCGGCCAGGGCGAGAAGGTCTCGATCCTCGGCACCGACCCGGCACTCAACCGCACCCTGCTCAACGGCCAGACCATCGCCTCGGCCGACTGGTACATCGCCGACCAGCCGGGCCGCACCTTCAACTACTCGCTGCTGGCGCCGCAGATCGTCGGCAAGGTCGAGGTCTACAAGTCGCCCGAGGCGCACATCGACGAAGGCTCGATCGGCGGCACGGTCATCGTCAGCACCCGCAAGCCGCTGGACCTGGACAGCAAGTACACCGTCTCCGGCCAGATCAGCTACATGTACAACGACCGCATCGAGAGCGGCGACCCGCAAGCATCGGTGCTGTTCGGCTGGAAGAACGACGCCGACAACTTCGGCGTGATCATCGCCGCCCAGCGCGCCAACGAAAGCATCCGCCGCGACGGCATCGAGTCCTACGGCACCGTGACCGGCCACAACTACGCGTACGGCCAGGGCGGCGGCGGCTCGATCTACAACCGGCCGACCGACTGGTCGGTGCCGGCGAACCCGGACGGCAGCCAGCCCACGCTCCCGCCCTCCTGCGCCGGCGCCTGCGCGACCACCCTGCTCGCCAACCTGGACGCGGTCGGCCCGAACTCCGTCAGCGCGCATTACTTCGAGCAGAAGCGCGACCGCGACACGCTGTCGGTGGCGCTGCAGTTCAAGCCCGTCGAGCAGCTGGACATCGAGTTCAACGCACTCGACGTCAAGGCCGGCTTCGACAACATCAGCCACTCGATGTTCGCCTTCAACGGCAATCCCTGGAACAGCCTGATGCGGCTGACCGACCTGACCGTCGAGGGCGGCGTCATCACCAAGGCCAGCTTCGACAACGCACTGGTCGTGTACGACCTGATCAACCGCCAGGCCACGGTCGACACCGAGTCCTACGACCTGAAGGCGACCTGGAGCGACGAACGCTGGTTCGCCTCGGCCCATGCCGGCAGTTCCAAGGCCACCGGCGGCACCGGCCGCCAGGTCTTCGGCGAGTTCCTGAACTGGTCCGACTACAGCTACGACATCAGCGGCAACCGCGGCCTGACCTTCGAGGGCACCAACCCGTTCCTGGATCCGGGCGCCTTCCGGATCGACGGCGGCTACGCCAGCCCGTGGCACACCGATCCGCCGGGCCCGGACAACTGGGCCGCGGGCTGGGGCGGCAACATCGTCACCAAGCCCACCCGCGACGAAGAGAAGTACGGCCAGGTCGACTTCGGCGTCGAGTTCGACGCGCCGATCTACCAGGTCCGCTTCGGCGCCAAGCGCCGCGAGCACGAGACCGGCCAGTCGATGGCCGGCGTGGCGCTGGCCGCCATCCAGGGCTACGGCGACGCCACCGCCTCCCAGTTCTCGCCGCGTCCGCTTCCGGGCAACTACCTGAGCGGGTTCAGCGGCACCGGCGACCTGTCCGAGCGCTTCACCATCGACGGCTGGGCGCTGGCCGACTGGATCCTCAGCGGCGAGTGGCTGGCGCCGTGGCAGACCATGCCCGAGCCGGGCACCTTCAACGACCGCTCCTTCGCCCAGAACACCTGGACCGTGACCGAGGACATCAGCGCCGCCTACGTCCAGGCCGACTACAGCTGGAACGGCTTCCGCGGCAACGTCGGCTTCCGCTACGTCCAGACCGAGTCCGACAGCATCGGCTGGCAGTGCTTGGGCACCTCCTGCGCGGCCCCGGCAGACTGGGAGCAGACCAGCGTCAAGAAGAAGTACAGCAACTTCCTGCCCAACCTCAACGTGGCCTACGACCTGGGCGACGACGTGGTGCTCCGCGGCTCGCTGGCCAAGGTGATCGCGCGGCCGAACTACGGCGACATGTCCAACTTCCTGTGGCTCGGCCCGCAGACCCTGACCGGCGGCGGCGGCAACCCGGACCTGGACCCGTACGAATCCACCAACCTGGACTTCTCGGCCGAGTGGTACTTCAACGAGAACTCGATCCTGGCCGGCTCGGTGTTCTACCGCGACGTGGACAACTACATCCTGTACACCACGCGCGAGGAGACCCACTTCAACCAGTCGACCAACACGGACACGGTCTTCACCATCTCCCGTCCCGACAATGCCGGCACCGCCTCGGTCAAGGGCTTCTCCGCGGCGTTCCAGCAGACCTTCGACAATGGCCTGGGCCTGATCGCCAACTACACCTACGCCAACGGCGAGGCCGACAACGGCGATCCGCTGCCGTACAGCTCCAAGAACCAGGTCAACGTCAGCCCGTTCTACGAGAACGACCGCTGGAGCGCGCGGGTGACCTACGCCTGGCGTTCGAAGTACTACACCCAGGTCGACCGCGGCAACTACCTGGTCACCGACGACTACGACTCGCTGGACGCCAGCGTCGGCTTCCGCGTCAACCAGTTCCTGAGCATCAACCTGGACGGCATGAACCTGCTCGACTCCAACTACTACACCTACGCGGAGGTCAAGGGGATCGCCAACACCGAGAAGCTGGTCCGCGGCGACTACCGCACCGGCCGCCGCGTGATGCTCTCGCTGCGCGCGCAGTTCTGA
- a CDS encoding 20S proteasome subunit A/B, with translation MTYCVGIEVDEGLVFAADTRTNASLDDVRVHRKLHVFDYPGERVFVVMSAGNLATTQLAVARLRRDAEDPDATRSLRTFRHLFEVAEYVGEVLVASQVQAYDSGQHSGVSTQATLILGGQIAGERPGLYLVYPLGNCIAASPETPYLQIGESKYGKPILDRIIRPETALEDAARCALVSLDSTIRSNLSVGLPIDLALVRAGDLRVSQQVRLEGDTALYADIHENWSRKLENAVRTLPRFPWEPALPVADESVALPPLPPRRAPSRPDPGDQSAQQ, from the coding sequence ATGACCTACTGCGTCGGCATCGAAGTGGACGAAGGCCTGGTCTTCGCCGCGGACACGCGCACCAACGCCTCGCTGGACGATGTGCGCGTGCACCGCAAGCTGCACGTGTTCGACTACCCGGGCGAGCGCGTGTTCGTGGTGATGAGTGCGGGCAACCTGGCCACCACCCAGCTGGCGGTCGCGCGGCTGCGGCGCGACGCGGAGGATCCGGACGCCACCCGCAGCCTGCGCACGTTCCGGCACCTGTTCGAGGTGGCCGAGTACGTGGGCGAGGTGCTGGTCGCCAGCCAGGTGCAGGCGTACGACAGCGGGCAGCACAGCGGGGTCAGCACCCAGGCCACGCTGATCCTCGGCGGCCAGATCGCCGGCGAGCGCCCGGGCCTGTACCTGGTCTATCCGCTGGGCAACTGCATCGCGGCCTCGCCGGAGACGCCGTACCTGCAGATCGGCGAGTCCAAGTACGGCAAGCCGATCCTGGACCGGATCATCCGCCCGGAAACCGCGCTGGAGGACGCCGCGCGCTGCGCGCTGGTGTCGCTGGACTCCACCATCCGCTCCAACCTGTCGGTCGGCCTGCCGATCGACCTGGCGCTGGTGCGCGCCGGCGACCTGCGGGTCAGCCAGCAGGTGCGGCTGGAAGGCGACACCGCGCTGTACGCCGACATCCACGAGAACTGGTCGCGCAAGCTGGAGAACGCGGTGCGCACGCTGCCGCGCTTCCCGTGGGAGCCGGCGCTGCCGGTCGCCGACGAAAGCGTCGCCCTGCCGCCGTTGCCGCCGCGCCGCGCGCCATCGCGGCCGGATCCGGGCGACCAGTCCGCGCAGCAGTAG
- a CDS encoding circularly permuted type 2 ATP-grasp protein, with protein MDWAKYRTPSYDELIGSDGRPRPAARHLVEYLSGLSGRELAERQLAADVAARVMGITFTVYSDGRNVDRTLPFDLIPRILHRREWQRTEAGLKQRMRALNLFIGDIYGEQRIVRDKVFPAALLKQSVNFREQCVGVRPPLDVWAHICGSDLVRDGDGTLYVLEDNLRIPSGVSYMLENRMVAKRVFPELFETSAILPVDDYPSQLYDTLAALSPRPGDTPTIALLTPGVFNSAYFEHAYLAQAMGIELVEGGDLFVADDDCTYMRTVYGPQRVDVVYRRVDDLFIDPEVFHPDSVLGVPGLIRSWRAGKVALANAPGAGVADDKVVFAYVPKMIRYYLDEEPILPNVPSYLCHNAKDRRYVLEHLDELVVKPANESGGYGMLIGPRASRKEREKFRALIVADPRNYMAQPTLSLSTAPIVTPDGPSARHIDLRPFILSREDTYVTTGGLTRVAMTEGSLVVNSSQGGGAKDTWVVDLEEEAG; from the coding sequence GCCGCGCGGGTCATGGGCATCACCTTCACCGTCTACAGCGACGGCCGCAACGTCGACCGCACGCTGCCGTTCGACCTGATCCCGCGCATCCTCCACCGCCGCGAGTGGCAGCGTACCGAGGCCGGGCTGAAGCAGCGCATGCGCGCGCTCAACCTGTTCATCGGCGACATCTACGGCGAACAGAGGATCGTCCGGGACAAGGTGTTCCCCGCTGCGCTGCTCAAGCAGTCGGTCAACTTCCGCGAGCAGTGCGTGGGCGTGCGCCCGCCGCTGGACGTATGGGCGCACATCTGCGGTTCGGACCTGGTCCGCGACGGCGACGGCACCCTGTACGTGCTGGAGGACAACCTGCGCATCCCCTCGGGCGTGTCCTACATGCTCGAGAACCGGATGGTGGCCAAGCGCGTGTTCCCGGAGCTGTTCGAGACCAGCGCGATCCTGCCGGTCGACGACTATCCCTCGCAGCTCTACGACACCCTGGCCGCGCTGTCGCCGCGCCCGGGCGACACCCCGACCATCGCCCTGCTCACCCCGGGCGTGTTCAACAGCGCCTACTTCGAGCACGCCTACCTGGCCCAGGCCATGGGCATCGAACTGGTGGAAGGCGGCGACCTGTTCGTGGCCGACGACGACTGCACCTACATGCGCACCGTGTACGGGCCGCAGCGGGTCGACGTGGTCTACCGCCGGGTGGACGACCTGTTCATCGACCCGGAGGTGTTCCACCCCGATTCGGTGCTCGGCGTGCCCGGGCTGATCCGCAGCTGGCGCGCCGGCAAGGTGGCGCTGGCCAACGCGCCCGGCGCCGGCGTGGCCGACGACAAGGTCGTGTTCGCGTACGTGCCGAAGATGATCCGCTACTACCTGGACGAGGAGCCGATCCTGCCCAACGTGCCCAGCTACCTGTGCCACAACGCGAAGGACCGCCGGTACGTGCTGGAGCACCTGGACGAGCTGGTGGTCAAGCCGGCCAACGAGTCCGGCGGCTACGGCATGCTGATCGGCCCGCGCGCCAGCAGGAAGGAACGGGAGAAGTTCCGCGCGCTGATCGTAGCCGACCCGCGCAACTACATGGCCCAGCCGACGCTGTCGCTGTCCACCGCGCCGATCGTGACGCCGGACGGCCCGTCGGCGCGGCACATCGACCTGCGCCCGTTCATCCTCTCGCGCGAGGACACCTACGTCACCACCGGCGGCCTGACCCGGGTGGCGATGACCGAAGGCTCGCTGGTGGTCAATTCCTCGCAGGGCGGCGGGGCCAAGGACACCTGGGTGGTCGACCTCGAAGAGGAGGCCGGCTGA
- a CDS encoding alpha-E domain-containing protein: protein MLSRVADQLYWFSRYLRRSENTARLVGVGSLLQLDLPRSVRFAWRPMIATVGAEELFLDVHPDADDADVLDFLLLDARNPSSLRASVDSAREVLRGIRDALPQEVWEAVNDLHLYIDADGERVLTRRYRLDFITRITDGCLKVSGLLAANVSRDIGFQFLRLGTAIEQADMTTRIIDAGASGLVKPRNEEDREAYQNMQWMAVLRALAAYQMYRRHVRQRVSAAHALRFLLHNAEFPRSVQFCLTRVQRILPAMPPRPAVERALTRATGLVRQADPALLAAGDPARFMDEAQIYLGRLHAAIAEGYFMG from the coding sequence ATGCTCTCGCGCGTCGCCGACCAGCTGTACTGGTTCAGCCGCTACCTGCGCCGCTCGGAGAACACCGCGCGCCTGGTCGGCGTGGGCAGCCTGCTGCAACTGGACCTGCCGCGCTCGGTGCGCTTCGCCTGGCGGCCGATGATCGCCACGGTCGGTGCCGAAGAATTGTTCCTGGATGTGCATCCGGATGCGGATGACGCCGACGTGCTCGACTTCCTGCTGCTGGATGCGCGCAACCCGTCCTCGCTGCGCGCCTCGGTGGATTCCGCGCGCGAGGTCCTGCGCGGCATCCGCGATGCGTTGCCGCAGGAGGTGTGGGAGGCGGTCAACGACCTGCACCTGTACATCGACGCCGACGGCGAGCGGGTGCTGACCCGCCGCTACCGGCTGGACTTCATCACCCGCATCACCGACGGCTGCCTGAAGGTCTCCGGCCTGCTCGCGGCCAACGTCAGCCGCGACATCGGCTTCCAGTTCCTGCGCCTGGGCACGGCGATCGAGCAGGCCGACATGACCACCCGCATCATCGATGCCGGCGCCTCGGGCCTGGTCAAGCCGCGCAACGAGGAGGACCGCGAGGCCTACCAGAACATGCAGTGGATGGCGGTGCTGCGCGCGCTGGCGGCCTACCAGATGTACCGCCGGCACGTGCGCCAGCGGGTCTCGGCCGCGCACGCGCTGCGCTTCCTGCTGCACAACGCCGAGTTCCCGCGCAGCGTGCAGTTCTGCCTGACCCGGGTGCAGCGGATCCTGCCGGCGATGCCGCCGCGGCCGGCGGTGGAGCGCGCGCTGACCCGCGCCACCGGCCTGGTGCGCCAGGCCGATCCGGCGCTGCTGGCGGCCGGCGATCCGGCACGGTTCATGGACGAGGCGCAGATCTACCTGGGCCGGCTGCATGCCGCCATCGCCGAAGGCTATTTCATGGGCTGA